A DNA window from Vigna angularis cultivar LongXiaoDou No.4 chromosome 1, ASM1680809v1, whole genome shotgun sequence contains the following coding sequences:
- the LOC108319200 gene encoding zinc finger protein BRUTUS-like At1g18910 isoform X3 encodes MDDGDPSLSDKEEENDEEDVADILLRIPIVDAPILVFVCFHKAFRSELDHLRLLAETASLENEPRRCHQLILLLQRRFQFLKLAHKYHCAAEDEVIFLALDAHVKNVVCTYSLEHNSTSELFGSVFHFLEELMVPKENISKLFQELVYCIGILQSYIYKHMLKEEKQVFPLLMEKLSTEEQASLVWQFICSVPIMLLEEVLPWMVSFLSASKQSEVTQCLNEIAPMEKALQESGEFQGVEGFLHIERSLELSSIRKSEETSSMTEVNGREIEDGANQVNVLHFWHNAIKKDLKEILKELYLLRKSSCFQNLDSVLIQLKFFADVLIFYSNAQKKFFNPVLSKYAYGWLSKSIEQFLSESNIEDIQQLLFYNSESGIPLTKFVEKLCRKLESFVSGVNKQFAFQENEVFPIFRKNCRNGMQERLLSLSLHMMPLGLLKCVITWFSVRLSEKESRSILYCIKKGNNSVCKAFSSLLHEWFRIGYSGKTSIEKFRLDLQTMFKRRCFKSPEQIKEAHGFSFLNSEKQLYKISDQNSLSCSSSSGSSNVNKHEIPYSIGINLHIFFPATVGKLYQYPALHAAELSSISFLDDPKPIDLIFFFHKAIKKDLEFLVLGSAQLEKNGKLLMDFQKRFHLIYFLHQIHSDAEDEIVFPALEARGKLKNISHAYTFDHKHEIEHFNKISHILDKMSRLHLSVSTTDSNVKEAGLMRYQHLCRKLQEMCKSMHTSLSNHINREEIEIWPIIRKFFTNQEQGKIMGCMLGRIRAEILQDMIPWLMASLTQEEQHVSMFLWSMATKNTMFGEWLGEWWDGYSLAKVTEGSNDAPPQPVEPMEIISKYLSEEILNELQEESSANKSINFLEKDRVGDNVELSNCNHNDNVKVHNAEKKDNQCSKSTNQFHDHDKHACNEVADFINPVVNVGKSSKLCDESGRYDRLLKLSQDDLETVIRRVSRDSCLDPQKKSYIIQNLLMSRWIISQQISSTEVSIKNDEPEFPGKHPSYRDPLKLIYGCKHYKRNCKLFAPCCNQLHTCIHCHNDESDHSIDRKSITKMMCMKCLMIQPIGATCSTISCNLSMAKYYCRICKLFDDEREIYHCPYCNLCRVGKGLGVDYFHCMNCNACMSRSLMAHTCREKHLEDNCPICHEYIFTSCSPVKALPCGHVMHSTCFQEYTSFNYICPICSKSLGDMQVYFRMLDALLAEESISDEMSGQTQLQAILCNDCEKKGSTPFHWLYHKCPSCGSYNTRVL; translated from the exons GTTATCTTTCTTGCACTGGATGCTCATGTGAAAAATGTCGTTTGTACATATTCGCTTGAACATAACAGCACCTCGGAGCTTTTTGGATCTGTTTTCCACTTCTTGGAAGAGCTGATGGTTCCTAAAGAGAATATTTCGAAGCTGTTCCAAGAACTTGTGTACTGTATTGGTATCTTGCAAAGCTACATCTACAAACATATgctgaaagaagaaaaacag GTTTTTCCCCTGTTGATGGAGAAATTATCAACTGAAGAACAGGCCTCTCTTGTGTGGCAATTCATATGTAGTGTTCCTATAATGTTGCTGGAGGAAGTTTTGCCATGGATGGTATCCTTCCTTTCTGCAAGTAAGCAATCAGAAGTTACCCAGTGTTTAAATGAAATCGCTCCAATGGAAAAAGCCCTGCAAGAG AGTGGAGAATTTCAAGGTGTTGAGGGTTTCCTACATATAGAAAGATCACTAGAGCTGAGTTCTATTAGGAAAAGCGAAGAAACTTCAAGTATGACGGAAGTTAATGGCCGAGAAATAGAAGATGGGGCCAACCAGGTTAACGTCCTTCATTTTTGGCATAATGCCATCAAGAAAGATTTGAAAGAAATTCTGAAAGAACTTTACCTACTAAGAAAATCCAGCTGTTTTCAGAATTTAGACTCAGTACTTATCCAGCTAAAGTTCTTTGCCGATGTCCTCATCTTCTACAG CAATGCTCAGAAAAAATTCTTTAATCCTGTACTGAGTAAATATGCTTATGGCTGGTTGTCCAAGTCTATTGAACAATTTCTGAGTGAAAGTAACATTGAAGATATACAACAGTTGCTATTCTATAACTCAGAAAGTGGAATACCTTTGACCAAGTTCGTAGAGAAGCTTTGCCGAAAACTTGAATCATTTGTGTCAGGAGTCAACAAACAATTTGCTTTTCAAGAAAATGAG GTGTTTCCCATATTTAGAAAGAACTGCAGAAATGGAATGCAAGAGAGACTTCTAAGCTTGAGCCTACATATGATGCCTCTGGGGTTGCTCAAATGTGTTATAACTTGGTTTTCAGTTCGATTGTCTGAAAAAGAGTCCAGGTCCATTCTCTATTGCATAAAGAAAGGAAACAATTCTGTCTGTAAAGCTTTTTCATCATTGTTACATGAGTGGTTCCGCATTGGTTATTCAGGTAAAACCTCTATTGAAAAATTCAGACTAGACTTGCAAACCATGTTCAAAAGAAGATGCTTTAAGTCACCTGAACAAATTAAGGAAGCTCATggattttctttcttaaattcTGAGAAGCAGCTTTATAAAATCTCTGACCAGAATTCTTTGTCCTGTTCCTCCTCGTCTGGATCCAGTAATGTAAACAAGCATGAGATACCATATTCTATAGGAATTAATCTGCACATATTTTTTCCTGCCACAGTTGGGAAGTTATATCAGTATCCTGCATTACATGCAGCAGAACTATCTTCTATTTCCTTTCTTGATGATCCGAAACCAATTGAcctaatatttttctttcacaaaGCTATCAAGAAAGATTTGGAGTTCCTAGTTCTTGGCTCAGCCCAGCTAGAAAAAAATGGTAAGTTGCTTATGGATTTCCAAAAACGATTCCATCtcatatattttcttcatcaaatCCACAGTGATGCTGAGGATGAGATAGTTTTTCCAGCCTTGGAGGCAAGaggaaaactaaaaaacattaGCCATGCCTACACTTTTGATCACAAACATGAAATTGAACACTTCAATAAAATATCTCACATCCTTGATAAGATGTCTAGATTACATCTTTCAGTTTCTACAACTGATTCAAATGTAAAGGAGGCGGGACTGATGAGGTATCAGCATTTATGCAGGAAGCTGCAAGAAATGTGCAAATCAATGCATACATCGCTTTCCAATCATATAAACCGTGAGGAAATAGAAATTTGGCCTATAATTAGAAAATTCTTCACAAATCAGGAGCAAGGGAAGATCATGGGATGCATGCTTGGAAGAATAAGAGCAGAAATATTACAAGATATGATACCTTGGCTAATGGCATCTTTGACACAGGAAGAACAACACGTTTCAATGTTCTTATGGTCCATGGCTACTAAAAATACAATGTTTGGTGAATGGTTAGGTGAATGGTGGGATGGGTACAGTTTAGCTAAGGTAACGGAGGGCTCAAACGATGCCCCTCCTCAGCCTGTTGAGCCAATGGAGATCATATCCAAATATTTATCTGAAGAAATTCTAAATGAATTGCAAGAAGAATCATCTGCCAACAAGAGCATAAATTTTTTGGAGAAGGATCGTGTTGGTGATAATGTTGAGCTGTCTAACTGCAACCACAATGATAATGTTAAGGTTCATAATgcagaaaaaaaagataatcaATGTTCAAAAAGCACAAATCAATTTCATGATCACGACAAACATGCTTGCAATGAGGTAGCAGACTTCATAAATCCGGTAGTCAATGTAGGTAAGTCGTCTAAGCTTTGTGACGAATCTGGGCGTTATGACCGACTTTTGAAATTGAGCCAAGATGATCTGGAGACTGTGATAAGAAGGGTGTCTCGTGACTCTTGCTTAGATCCTCAGAAAAAGTCGTACATAATACAGAACCTACTGATGAG CCGTTGGATTATTAGCCAGCAGATCTCTTCTACAGAAGTCAGTATAAAAAATGATGAACCGGAATTTCCTGGGAAGCATCCATCGTACAGGGATCCTCTCAAACTAATCTACGGATGTAAACACTACAAGAGGAATTGTAAGCTTTTTGCTCCATGTTGCAACCAACTTCATACCTGCATACATTGTCATAACGACGAATCAGATCATTCAATTGATAG aaaatctATTACAAAGATGATGTGTATGAAGTGCTTGATGATTCAACCAATCGGTGCCACATGCTCAACAATTTCTTGCAATTTATCGATGGCAAAATATTACTGCAGAATCTGCAAATTATTTGATGATGAAAG GGAAATCTACCATTGTCCTTACTGTAACCTGTGCCGAGTTGGAAAGGGTTTGGGTGTAGACTACTTTCACTGTATGAATTGCAATGCTTGTATGTCCCGTTCTCTTATGGCGCATACATGCAGGGAGAAACATTTAGAGGACAACTGTCCAATTTGTCATGAATATATTTTCACATCCTGCTCTCCTGTAAAAGCCCTCCCATGTGGTCATGTGATGCACTCAACATGTTTTCAG GAATATACAAGCTTTAATTATATCTGCCCCATATGTAGCAAGTCACTTGGAGACATGCAG GTATATTTTAGGATGTTAGATGCGTTATTGGCTGAAGAGAGTATTTCCGATGAGATGTCAGGTCAAACTCAG CTGCAGGCTATATTATGTAATGACTGTGAAAAGAAAGGATCAACTCCCTTCCACTGGCTCTACCACAAATGCCCTAGCTGTGGTTCCTACAACACCAGAGTTCTATGA
- the LOC108319200 gene encoding zinc finger protein BRUTUS-like At1g18910 isoform X4 — MDDGDPSLSDKEEENDEEDVADILLRIPIVDAPILVFVCFHKAFRSELDHLRLLAETASLENEPRRCHQLILLLQRRFQFLKLAHKYHCAAEDEVIFLALDAHVKNVVCTYSLEHNSTSELFGSVFHFLEELMVPKENISKLFQELVYCIGILQSYIYKHMLKEEKQVFPLLMEKLSTEEQASLVWQFICSVPIMLLEEVLPWMVSFLSASKQSEVTQCLNEIAPMEKALQEVLVSWLRSNKQTFTETCFQSGEFQGVEGFLHIERSLELSSIRKSEETSSMTEVNGREIEDGANQVNVLHFWHNAIKKDLKEILKELYLLRKSSCFQNLDSVLIQLKFFADVLIFYSNAQKKFFNPVLSKYAYGWLSKSIEQFLSESNIEDIQQLLFYNSESGIPLTKFVEKLCRKLESFVSGVNKQFAFQENEVFPIFRKNCRNGMQERLLSLSLHMMPLGLLKCVITWFSVRLSEKESRSILYCIKKGNNSVCKAFSSLLHEWFRIGYSGKTSIEKFRLDLQTMFKRRCFKSPEQIKEAHGFSFLNSEKQLYKISDQNSLSCSSSSGSSNVNKHEIPYSIGINLHIFFPATVGKLYQYPALHAAELSSISFLDDPKPIDLIFFFHKAIKKDLEFLVLGSAQLEKNGKLLMDFQKRFHLIYFLHQIHSDAEDEIVFPALEARGKLKNISHAYTFDHKHEIEHFNKISHILDKMSRLHLSVSTTDSNVKEAGLMRYQHLCRKLQEMCKSMHTSLSNHINREEIEIWPIIRKFFTNQEQGKIMGCMLGRIRAEILQDMIPWLMASLTQEEQHVSMFLWSMATKNTMFGEWLGEWWDGYSLAKVTEGSNDAPPQPVEPMEIISKYLSEEILNELQEESSANKSINFLEKDRVGDNVELSNCNHNDNVKVHNAEKKDNQCSKSTNQFHDHDKHACNEVADFINPVVNVGKSSKLCDESGRYDRLLKLSQDDLETVIRRVSRDSCLDPQKKSYIIQNLLMSRWIISQQISSTEVSIKNDEPEFPGKHPSYRDPLKLIYGCKHYKRNCKLFAPCCNQLHTCIHCHNDESDHSIDREIYHCPYCNLCRVGKGLGVDYFHCMNCNACMSRSLMAHTCREKHLEDNCPICHEYIFTSCSPVKALPCGHVMHSTCFQEYTSFNYICPICSKSLGDMQVYFRMLDALLAEESISDEMSGQTQLQAILCNDCEKKGSTPFHWLYHKCPSCGSYNTRVL, encoded by the exons GTTATCTTTCTTGCACTGGATGCTCATGTGAAAAATGTCGTTTGTACATATTCGCTTGAACATAACAGCACCTCGGAGCTTTTTGGATCTGTTTTCCACTTCTTGGAAGAGCTGATGGTTCCTAAAGAGAATATTTCGAAGCTGTTCCAAGAACTTGTGTACTGTATTGGTATCTTGCAAAGCTACATCTACAAACATATgctgaaagaagaaaaacag GTTTTTCCCCTGTTGATGGAGAAATTATCAACTGAAGAACAGGCCTCTCTTGTGTGGCAATTCATATGTAGTGTTCCTATAATGTTGCTGGAGGAAGTTTTGCCATGGATGGTATCCTTCCTTTCTGCAAGTAAGCAATCAGAAGTTACCCAGTGTTTAAATGAAATCGCTCCAATGGAAAAAGCCCTGCAAGAG GTTTTGGTTTCTTGGCTTAGAAGCAACAAACAAACCTTTACTGAGACCTGTTTTCAGAGTGGAGAATTTCAAGGTGTTGAGGGTTTCCTACATATAGAAAGATCACTAGAGCTGAGTTCTATTAGGAAAAGCGAAGAAACTTCAAGTATGACGGAAGTTAATGGCCGAGAAATAGAAGATGGGGCCAACCAGGTTAACGTCCTTCATTTTTGGCATAATGCCATCAAGAAAGATTTGAAAGAAATTCTGAAAGAACTTTACCTACTAAGAAAATCCAGCTGTTTTCAGAATTTAGACTCAGTACTTATCCAGCTAAAGTTCTTTGCCGATGTCCTCATCTTCTACAG CAATGCTCAGAAAAAATTCTTTAATCCTGTACTGAGTAAATATGCTTATGGCTGGTTGTCCAAGTCTATTGAACAATTTCTGAGTGAAAGTAACATTGAAGATATACAACAGTTGCTATTCTATAACTCAGAAAGTGGAATACCTTTGACCAAGTTCGTAGAGAAGCTTTGCCGAAAACTTGAATCATTTGTGTCAGGAGTCAACAAACAATTTGCTTTTCAAGAAAATGAG GTGTTTCCCATATTTAGAAAGAACTGCAGAAATGGAATGCAAGAGAGACTTCTAAGCTTGAGCCTACATATGATGCCTCTGGGGTTGCTCAAATGTGTTATAACTTGGTTTTCAGTTCGATTGTCTGAAAAAGAGTCCAGGTCCATTCTCTATTGCATAAAGAAAGGAAACAATTCTGTCTGTAAAGCTTTTTCATCATTGTTACATGAGTGGTTCCGCATTGGTTATTCAGGTAAAACCTCTATTGAAAAATTCAGACTAGACTTGCAAACCATGTTCAAAAGAAGATGCTTTAAGTCACCTGAACAAATTAAGGAAGCTCATggattttctttcttaaattcTGAGAAGCAGCTTTATAAAATCTCTGACCAGAATTCTTTGTCCTGTTCCTCCTCGTCTGGATCCAGTAATGTAAACAAGCATGAGATACCATATTCTATAGGAATTAATCTGCACATATTTTTTCCTGCCACAGTTGGGAAGTTATATCAGTATCCTGCATTACATGCAGCAGAACTATCTTCTATTTCCTTTCTTGATGATCCGAAACCAATTGAcctaatatttttctttcacaaaGCTATCAAGAAAGATTTGGAGTTCCTAGTTCTTGGCTCAGCCCAGCTAGAAAAAAATGGTAAGTTGCTTATGGATTTCCAAAAACGATTCCATCtcatatattttcttcatcaaatCCACAGTGATGCTGAGGATGAGATAGTTTTTCCAGCCTTGGAGGCAAGaggaaaactaaaaaacattaGCCATGCCTACACTTTTGATCACAAACATGAAATTGAACACTTCAATAAAATATCTCACATCCTTGATAAGATGTCTAGATTACATCTTTCAGTTTCTACAACTGATTCAAATGTAAAGGAGGCGGGACTGATGAGGTATCAGCATTTATGCAGGAAGCTGCAAGAAATGTGCAAATCAATGCATACATCGCTTTCCAATCATATAAACCGTGAGGAAATAGAAATTTGGCCTATAATTAGAAAATTCTTCACAAATCAGGAGCAAGGGAAGATCATGGGATGCATGCTTGGAAGAATAAGAGCAGAAATATTACAAGATATGATACCTTGGCTAATGGCATCTTTGACACAGGAAGAACAACACGTTTCAATGTTCTTATGGTCCATGGCTACTAAAAATACAATGTTTGGTGAATGGTTAGGTGAATGGTGGGATGGGTACAGTTTAGCTAAGGTAACGGAGGGCTCAAACGATGCCCCTCCTCAGCCTGTTGAGCCAATGGAGATCATATCCAAATATTTATCTGAAGAAATTCTAAATGAATTGCAAGAAGAATCATCTGCCAACAAGAGCATAAATTTTTTGGAGAAGGATCGTGTTGGTGATAATGTTGAGCTGTCTAACTGCAACCACAATGATAATGTTAAGGTTCATAATgcagaaaaaaaagataatcaATGTTCAAAAAGCACAAATCAATTTCATGATCACGACAAACATGCTTGCAATGAGGTAGCAGACTTCATAAATCCGGTAGTCAATGTAGGTAAGTCGTCTAAGCTTTGTGACGAATCTGGGCGTTATGACCGACTTTTGAAATTGAGCCAAGATGATCTGGAGACTGTGATAAGAAGGGTGTCTCGTGACTCTTGCTTAGATCCTCAGAAAAAGTCGTACATAATACAGAACCTACTGATGAG CCGTTGGATTATTAGCCAGCAGATCTCTTCTACAGAAGTCAGTATAAAAAATGATGAACCGGAATTTCCTGGGAAGCATCCATCGTACAGGGATCCTCTCAAACTAATCTACGGATGTAAACACTACAAGAGGAATTGTAAGCTTTTTGCTCCATGTTGCAACCAACTTCATACCTGCATACATTGTCATAACGACGAATCAGATCATTCAATTGATAG GGAAATCTACCATTGTCCTTACTGTAACCTGTGCCGAGTTGGAAAGGGTTTGGGTGTAGACTACTTTCACTGTATGAATTGCAATGCTTGTATGTCCCGTTCTCTTATGGCGCATACATGCAGGGAGAAACATTTAGAGGACAACTGTCCAATTTGTCATGAATATATTTTCACATCCTGCTCTCCTGTAAAAGCCCTCCCATGTGGTCATGTGATGCACTCAACATGTTTTCAG GAATATACAAGCTTTAATTATATCTGCCCCATATGTAGCAAGTCACTTGGAGACATGCAG GTATATTTTAGGATGTTAGATGCGTTATTGGCTGAAGAGAGTATTTCCGATGAGATGTCAGGTCAAACTCAG CTGCAGGCTATATTATGTAATGACTGTGAAAAGAAAGGATCAACTCCCTTCCACTGGCTCTACCACAAATGCCCTAGCTGTGGTTCCTACAACACCAGAGTTCTATGA
- the LOC108319200 gene encoding zinc finger protein BRUTUS-like At1g18910 isoform X1 codes for MDDGDPSLSDKEEENDEEDVADILLRIPIVDAPILVFVCFHKAFRSELDHLRLLAETASLENEPRRCHQLILLLQRRFQFLKLAHKYHCAAEDEVIFLALDAHVKNVVCTYSLEHNSTSELFGSVFHFLEELMVPKENISKLFQELVYCIGILQSYIYKHMLKEEKQVFPLLMEKLSTEEQASLVWQFICSVPIMLLEEVLPWMVSFLSASKQSEVTQCLNEIAPMEKALQEVLVSWLRSNKQTFTETCFQSGEFQGVEGFLHIERSLELSSIRKSEETSSMTEVNGREIEDGANQVNVLHFWHNAIKKDLKEILKELYLLRKSSCFQNLDSVLIQLKFFADVLIFYSNAQKKFFNPVLSKYAYGWLSKSIEQFLSESNIEDIQQLLFYNSESGIPLTKFVEKLCRKLESFVSGVNKQFAFQENEVFPIFRKNCRNGMQERLLSLSLHMMPLGLLKCVITWFSVRLSEKESRSILYCIKKGNNSVCKAFSSLLHEWFRIGYSGKTSIEKFRLDLQTMFKRRCFKSPEQIKEAHGFSFLNSEKQLYKISDQNSLSCSSSSGSSNVNKHEIPYSIGINLHIFFPATVGKLYQYPALHAAELSSISFLDDPKPIDLIFFFHKAIKKDLEFLVLGSAQLEKNGKLLMDFQKRFHLIYFLHQIHSDAEDEIVFPALEARGKLKNISHAYTFDHKHEIEHFNKISHILDKMSRLHLSVSTTDSNVKEAGLMRYQHLCRKLQEMCKSMHTSLSNHINREEIEIWPIIRKFFTNQEQGKIMGCMLGRIRAEILQDMIPWLMASLTQEEQHVSMFLWSMATKNTMFGEWLGEWWDGYSLAKVTEGSNDAPPQPVEPMEIISKYLSEEILNELQEESSANKSINFLEKDRVGDNVELSNCNHNDNVKVHNAEKKDNQCSKSTNQFHDHDKHACNEVADFINPVVNVGKSSKLCDESGRYDRLLKLSQDDLETVIRRVSRDSCLDPQKKSYIIQNLLMSRWIISQQISSTEVSIKNDEPEFPGKHPSYRDPLKLIYGCKHYKRNCKLFAPCCNQLHTCIHCHNDESDHSIDRKSITKMMCMKCLMIQPIGATCSTISCNLSMAKYYCRICKLFDDEREIYHCPYCNLCRVGKGLGVDYFHCMNCNACMSRSLMAHTCREKHLEDNCPICHEYIFTSCSPVKALPCGHVMHSTCFQEYTSFNYICPICSKSLGDMQVYFRMLDALLAEESISDEMSGQTQLQAILCNDCEKKGSTPFHWLYHKCPSCGSYNTRVL; via the exons GTTATCTTTCTTGCACTGGATGCTCATGTGAAAAATGTCGTTTGTACATATTCGCTTGAACATAACAGCACCTCGGAGCTTTTTGGATCTGTTTTCCACTTCTTGGAAGAGCTGATGGTTCCTAAAGAGAATATTTCGAAGCTGTTCCAAGAACTTGTGTACTGTATTGGTATCTTGCAAAGCTACATCTACAAACATATgctgaaagaagaaaaacag GTTTTTCCCCTGTTGATGGAGAAATTATCAACTGAAGAACAGGCCTCTCTTGTGTGGCAATTCATATGTAGTGTTCCTATAATGTTGCTGGAGGAAGTTTTGCCATGGATGGTATCCTTCCTTTCTGCAAGTAAGCAATCAGAAGTTACCCAGTGTTTAAATGAAATCGCTCCAATGGAAAAAGCCCTGCAAGAG GTTTTGGTTTCTTGGCTTAGAAGCAACAAACAAACCTTTACTGAGACCTGTTTTCAGAGTGGAGAATTTCAAGGTGTTGAGGGTTTCCTACATATAGAAAGATCACTAGAGCTGAGTTCTATTAGGAAAAGCGAAGAAACTTCAAGTATGACGGAAGTTAATGGCCGAGAAATAGAAGATGGGGCCAACCAGGTTAACGTCCTTCATTTTTGGCATAATGCCATCAAGAAAGATTTGAAAGAAATTCTGAAAGAACTTTACCTACTAAGAAAATCCAGCTGTTTTCAGAATTTAGACTCAGTACTTATCCAGCTAAAGTTCTTTGCCGATGTCCTCATCTTCTACAG CAATGCTCAGAAAAAATTCTTTAATCCTGTACTGAGTAAATATGCTTATGGCTGGTTGTCCAAGTCTATTGAACAATTTCTGAGTGAAAGTAACATTGAAGATATACAACAGTTGCTATTCTATAACTCAGAAAGTGGAATACCTTTGACCAAGTTCGTAGAGAAGCTTTGCCGAAAACTTGAATCATTTGTGTCAGGAGTCAACAAACAATTTGCTTTTCAAGAAAATGAG GTGTTTCCCATATTTAGAAAGAACTGCAGAAATGGAATGCAAGAGAGACTTCTAAGCTTGAGCCTACATATGATGCCTCTGGGGTTGCTCAAATGTGTTATAACTTGGTTTTCAGTTCGATTGTCTGAAAAAGAGTCCAGGTCCATTCTCTATTGCATAAAGAAAGGAAACAATTCTGTCTGTAAAGCTTTTTCATCATTGTTACATGAGTGGTTCCGCATTGGTTATTCAGGTAAAACCTCTATTGAAAAATTCAGACTAGACTTGCAAACCATGTTCAAAAGAAGATGCTTTAAGTCACCTGAACAAATTAAGGAAGCTCATggattttctttcttaaattcTGAGAAGCAGCTTTATAAAATCTCTGACCAGAATTCTTTGTCCTGTTCCTCCTCGTCTGGATCCAGTAATGTAAACAAGCATGAGATACCATATTCTATAGGAATTAATCTGCACATATTTTTTCCTGCCACAGTTGGGAAGTTATATCAGTATCCTGCATTACATGCAGCAGAACTATCTTCTATTTCCTTTCTTGATGATCCGAAACCAATTGAcctaatatttttctttcacaaaGCTATCAAGAAAGATTTGGAGTTCCTAGTTCTTGGCTCAGCCCAGCTAGAAAAAAATGGTAAGTTGCTTATGGATTTCCAAAAACGATTCCATCtcatatattttcttcatcaaatCCACAGTGATGCTGAGGATGAGATAGTTTTTCCAGCCTTGGAGGCAAGaggaaaactaaaaaacattaGCCATGCCTACACTTTTGATCACAAACATGAAATTGAACACTTCAATAAAATATCTCACATCCTTGATAAGATGTCTAGATTACATCTTTCAGTTTCTACAACTGATTCAAATGTAAAGGAGGCGGGACTGATGAGGTATCAGCATTTATGCAGGAAGCTGCAAGAAATGTGCAAATCAATGCATACATCGCTTTCCAATCATATAAACCGTGAGGAAATAGAAATTTGGCCTATAATTAGAAAATTCTTCACAAATCAGGAGCAAGGGAAGATCATGGGATGCATGCTTGGAAGAATAAGAGCAGAAATATTACAAGATATGATACCTTGGCTAATGGCATCTTTGACACAGGAAGAACAACACGTTTCAATGTTCTTATGGTCCATGGCTACTAAAAATACAATGTTTGGTGAATGGTTAGGTGAATGGTGGGATGGGTACAGTTTAGCTAAGGTAACGGAGGGCTCAAACGATGCCCCTCCTCAGCCTGTTGAGCCAATGGAGATCATATCCAAATATTTATCTGAAGAAATTCTAAATGAATTGCAAGAAGAATCATCTGCCAACAAGAGCATAAATTTTTTGGAGAAGGATCGTGTTGGTGATAATGTTGAGCTGTCTAACTGCAACCACAATGATAATGTTAAGGTTCATAATgcagaaaaaaaagataatcaATGTTCAAAAAGCACAAATCAATTTCATGATCACGACAAACATGCTTGCAATGAGGTAGCAGACTTCATAAATCCGGTAGTCAATGTAGGTAAGTCGTCTAAGCTTTGTGACGAATCTGGGCGTTATGACCGACTTTTGAAATTGAGCCAAGATGATCTGGAGACTGTGATAAGAAGGGTGTCTCGTGACTCTTGCTTAGATCCTCAGAAAAAGTCGTACATAATACAGAACCTACTGATGAG CCGTTGGATTATTAGCCAGCAGATCTCTTCTACAGAAGTCAGTATAAAAAATGATGAACCGGAATTTCCTGGGAAGCATCCATCGTACAGGGATCCTCTCAAACTAATCTACGGATGTAAACACTACAAGAGGAATTGTAAGCTTTTTGCTCCATGTTGCAACCAACTTCATACCTGCATACATTGTCATAACGACGAATCAGATCATTCAATTGATAG aaaatctATTACAAAGATGATGTGTATGAAGTGCTTGATGATTCAACCAATCGGTGCCACATGCTCAACAATTTCTTGCAATTTATCGATGGCAAAATATTACTGCAGAATCTGCAAATTATTTGATGATGAAAG GGAAATCTACCATTGTCCTTACTGTAACCTGTGCCGAGTTGGAAAGGGTTTGGGTGTAGACTACTTTCACTGTATGAATTGCAATGCTTGTATGTCCCGTTCTCTTATGGCGCATACATGCAGGGAGAAACATTTAGAGGACAACTGTCCAATTTGTCATGAATATATTTTCACATCCTGCTCTCCTGTAAAAGCCCTCCCATGTGGTCATGTGATGCACTCAACATGTTTTCAG GAATATACAAGCTTTAATTATATCTGCCCCATATGTAGCAAGTCACTTGGAGACATGCAG GTATATTTTAGGATGTTAGATGCGTTATTGGCTGAAGAGAGTATTTCCGATGAGATGTCAGGTCAAACTCAG CTGCAGGCTATATTATGTAATGACTGTGAAAAGAAAGGATCAACTCCCTTCCACTGGCTCTACCACAAATGCCCTAGCTGTGGTTCCTACAACACCAGAGTTCTATGA